The nucleotide window GATGGCGGATGTGTTGGCTGGGCTGATCGAAAAACTGATTTATCGCCACCCCCATGTGTTTGGCGACCGCACGGTCAACTCCTCGCAAGAGGTTCTGCAAAACTGGGAAGCGCTCAAACAGCAGGAAAAGGCGGCGCGTGGCGAAGCAAGCGCTACCGCAGACCCCTTCGAGGGCGTGCCTGTTGCGTTGCCGGCGCTTGCCAAAGCGCAAAAAATCGTCAAGCGGTTGCGGGCGCTTGGCTACAACGTGCCTTCTCCCGATGAGGCGTGGCGTGCCTGGCAAAGCACCCCCGACGCTGCCACCCTGGGCACGTTGTTGCTGGCGTTGGCGGCGCATGCCCGCGACCAACACATTGATGCCGAAACCGCCTTGCGCGAAACCCTGGCGCACTGGATGCAAAAAGCGCGCCAATCATGAAACCGGCGCACTCCCCGACGAGGAGGACTATTCCTCCTCGTTTTCTGTTTCAGCGGAAGGGGATGGCGTCGCTGTGCCAAAGAGCGCTTCGGCTTCTTCGGAATCCAGCGGCGGCAGGTCGTCCAGGCTCTTCAACCCAAAGTATTCCAGAAAGCGAAACGTGGTGCCGTAGAGGATGGGATGCCCCACGGTATCCAGCCGCCCGACTTCTTCAATCAATTCGCGCGCTAGCAGGGTGCGCAAGACTCCCGAACTTTGCACACCGCGAATTTCATCAATTTCGGCGCGGGTGATGGGCTGGCGGTAGGCGATAATCGCCAGCGTCTCTAGCGCCGCTTTGGACAACTTGGTGGACAAATCCAGCCCCAGGAAACGCTCCACCGCCGCCGCATATTCCGGCGCAGTCACCATGCGCACACGCCCACGCGCGCGTTGAAGACGCACGCCGCGCGCCGCCAGGGCTTCTTCCAGCGCGTCCAGCCCCGCTTCTACCTGTGCGATGGTGCCGCCGACCGCACGCGCGAGTGCGTCCAGTTCGACCGGCGCGTCGGCGACGAAGAGAATGGCTTCCAGCCAGGGCGCCAAGGCGTGCGCGTCGTTGACCGGCGCGGGTGACGGCTCGCCATTGTGCTCTCTTTCGGCTACACTCTCGTTGTCGGGTTGCTGCGATTCAACAGGAGGTGTTTCACTCATGCGCTATCCACTTTTGGCGTTGACTTTGCTTTTGTTGGCGTCGTTGGCGTGTGGCGGGCTTCCCAACCCGCTGGCGTCCAAACCCACCCCTCTACCGACGGTACCGGTTTCGGAGGAAGCCGCCCAACGCGCCGAAATGAAATTGCAAGCCGCAGCGACGCAGGTTGCCGACGGTTCCACCGAAATTGCGCTGACCGAAGAAGAACTGACGTCGCTGATTGTTTATCGCTTGGGCGACTTGCCGCTGGAAAACCCCGTCGTTTTCTTGCGTGATGGTCGCATTCGTGCTGAAGCGAAACTCAGCATTGAAGGGCTTTCCCAACAAGCCGTGATTGTCATTCAACCGTCGGTCTCGAACGGCGCTTTGCAACTCACGGTGGAAGAAGCCAAAGTCGGCTTTTTGTCCATGCCGCAAGATGTCGTTGACCGGTTGACAACTGAACTTGAAAATGTCATCACCAATTCGCAGACGGTAAGCGTTGAAGATGTGCGCGTCGAAGATGGCACGCTCTATGTGCGTCTGCGTGTGCAAAAATGATTTGCAAACAGCGACGCCCCGCTGGTCAGCCAGCGGGGTTTTTTTATGGCAACAAGAAATAGGTCGCCAAGAAGGTGTACGCCAACACAAACAGGACAACAACCAGCACGCCCAGGATGTTCGCGCGTGTGGTGCCTGCTTCGCCTGTGCGTCCAACTTGCAAGGGTTCACGTTCGCTCATGCGTTCCTCTCCTCAACTCGTTGCTGTGTCGTGTTGTTCCAGCCAGAGGATACTCGCAATGGCCAAAAGCGCCAGCACTCCCGCCACGGCATACGCGGTTGCGCGTGTACTGACGCTGACAAAAATGGCAAGCCCGCCGCCGACACAGCCAAACAGGTAGAGCAAGAGCACGGCTTCGCGGCGCGTCCAGCCCATGCGCACCAGGCGGTGCGACAGATGGTCTTTGCCGGGGGTGGTGAGTGGGTTTTTGCCGCGCCGTAGGCGTGAAACGAAAACCAGCGTGGTGTCAAAAATGGGCACAATCAACACCAGCGGCGGCACCATCCACGTTACCCAGGGCACGTTGGTGGGAAAGCGCAATTTGATTCCTATCACCGCCAGCACAAACCCCAGAAAGAGACTGCCGGCGTCCCCCATGAAGATACTGGCGTTGCTCAGCCGGAAATTGTAGCGCAAAAACCCGATGCACGCGCCCAACGTGGCCGCCGCCATGGCGCCGACAAGATACTGCCCACTCAGCGCCGCCAACAGCAAGAAGTAAGCGGCGGCAACCGCCGCCACGCCGCTGGCAAGTCCGTCCATGTTGTCCAGCAGGTTGAAAGCGTTGGTGATGCCTACAATCCAGAGAAGGGTGACGGCAAGGTCGCCCCACGCGGGCAAGAAGGGCAATTGCACTTGAATACCCGCGATGATGAGCATGACGGCCGCGGCGATTTGCGCCACCAATTTGGCGTATGCATTCAGATTGCTGCGGTCGTCCCACGCGCCCCACAGCACAATCCACGTGCCGCCAACCAGCACCGCCGCCGCTTCGACAATGAAGCGCCGTTCACCCCAAAAGAGCAACGAGAGCAAGACCCCCGCATAGATGGCGACGCCCCCCAGCAAAGGGATGGGCGTGGCGTGTATCTTGCGCGCCGAGGGGCGATCAACCACGCCCAGGCGCACAGCCACACGCTGCATGACGGGGGTTCCAGTGAGCGCCAACAGCAACGCCGTGCCAAAAATCAGAAGCAAGTTCCCAGTGGGCATGCTCAGCCTCCACCCGCCTGGCTTTGCAACTGGTTGATGAGTTGTTGCAACGCGGCGCGGTCGCGTTCGGGGGCGCGTTGCAGGGCGGTTTGCGCATGTTGCAGGGCGCTTTGAATATCGCCAATTTCCTGATAGAGCACGGCGAGATTGCGATGGGTGATGTAATCGTTGGGGCGAATTTCCAGCGCCTTCAAATTCGCCTGAATGGCGCCTTGCACGTTGCCCAGGCGGCGCTCGGCGACGCCCAGCCCGCTCCATGCTTCAATGTTGCGCGGGTTGAGTTCGGTGGCTTTGCGGTAGGCTTCACGCGCTTCTTCCCACTTGTTTTGCTGTGCGTAGTAGGACCCCAGCAGGACATAGGTCTGGTCGAAGCGGTCGTCCAGCGAGAGCGAATGCTGAATGCGCTCGTAGGCTTGTTCCAAATTTCCCTGTTCCAGCGCGAGCGAGGCCCAGTCGTTCCAGAGCGAGGCGTTGTTGGGCGCCAGTTCCAGCGCCTTCTGGTAGTATTCATCGGCTTTGGCGAGATGTTGCGCTCGCAATTCGGGGTTGGTTTCCATGCGCGCCCAGGCGCGGTGCAAACTGGCCAGGTTGCGCCAGTGGTCCATGTTGAGCGGGTTCGTTTGGGCGGCTTCTTCCAAAACGTCTTCCGCCAGTTGCAAATAGGTTTGCCGCTCATTGGGGTCTGGCGAGGTTTGGGCGCGGTTCAGATAGACACGCCCCAGGTTGAGGAAGTAGCGGTCCTGGTGTGGTTGCAGGTCGAGCGCGCGGCGGTGCAAGAGAATCGCCGCGTCCCATTGCCTTGAATTTTCGTAGGCTTGCGCCTGTTTGGCGAAAATATCCGCGCGGGGAATGTTGAGATTGGTTTTCACGATGAGCGGGATGGTGAGCATGAGCAGCACCGGATACCCCCACGCTGCTGCGCCCGCTGATGACGTGCGGGCGGGCATTGGTTCGCCGTAGAGCAACGCCAGGCCGCCAAGCCCGATGAGCGTGAACGTCCAGATGTAGAAGAGGGTGACGGTGTTCGCGAGGTGCGCCACCATGGCTTCGAGTTTGTCAGGGGTGATGGTGCCGTCGGTTGTGGGGCGCCACGTCACCCACCCGTAATGCACAAAGAAGTAGAAGAGCGAGAGCGTCAGCGAGATGGCGGCGAAAACGCCCAAACGCTGCGCCCATTGCCCCGATTGCTCTTGCTCGAACATTGATTCAGCGACCACGACCAGCGCGGCAAAAACCCAGGTGCTGGCGAGCCAGTAGAAGCGCACCCAGCCGCCCTGGCTTTCCACCGTGATGATGTCGAACATGAGGGTGGAGAGAATGAGCGCGACCAGCACGCTCAGCGCGAGCAAGGTGGGCGTTATCGCGCCGGGGGCAAGCGTTGCGGCTTGTTGCTTGCGCCGCCGTTTGCGGCTTTGCCGTGGCGCGGGCGTTTCCGCGAGCGTGGTGCGTTGCAGCCATTGCGCCCCCACCACCACAGCCAGCGCGGCATAGGTCCAGAAGTAGAGTTTGGTGGCGGCAATCGCAATCCCGAAGTGGATTTCGACGAAGTGCGCCATGAGTGCCGCCAGCAGCGCGATGAGCACCAGGCTGTGCGGGTGTTCGGCGACAACGGCTTCATGCTCGGCGTTCAAGGTGGCGACGGCGTACACCATGAGATAGAGCACCATGCCGATGGCGATACCCGTCGGCATGGCGACCCCCGAAAGCGCAAAACTCCCCGTCAGCAGGTATGGCGTGAACCAACCAATCAGCCCGCCGGCAATCCACAAACCGATGTAGAGCCTCTGTTGCCAACGGGTGCGAATCAGCCCCAGCCATTTGAGCAGGTAGTAGAAGAGCGACGCAAAGAGGAAGAGTTGCACCGCAAACCCCATCACGCCGCGCATTGCCAGCGCGTCGAACGTTTCGTTGTGCGAGCGGTCGGGCGAGGCGTTGCGGGCTTCCAGTTTGGCAAGGTCCGGTTTGTAGTGTTGCGGATAGACCACGTAGAGCGTTTCATCGCCGTAACCGATGAGCGTGCGCACGGGGTTCGCCGCGAGCAAGTCGAGCACGCCTTCCCAAATCAGCAAACGCACGCGCCCCGTCCCGCTTTCGGTTTCAAACACGCGCCCCAACCGCCCGATGTAGGGCGCGTCGCGCAGGTCGGCGAGCGGGCTGTTGGGCAGGTTGAACACGATGAGGAACGCGATGCCGAAAACCGCTGCGGCAATGGTGGCGAACGAGCCCACCAGCCGTTGGCGGCGTGATTTGAGGTGCAGCGCTCCCACTAGCGCAAAGAAGTACAAGCCCACCGCCAGCCCAATCATCGGACCGCGGCTCTGGCTGTACAGAATCGTCAAACCCTGAATGACCAGCAAGAACAGGTAAGCGCCAAGCAGTAAGGAAGCGGGGAGCGTTGCCTGGTCGTCTTCTTCATCGCGCAGCAAGCGCCCCATGTGTTCGATGATTTTGGCGATGGTGAAGGGCACCACCATGATGAGGTAGGCGGCGATGAAAATGGGGTTGCCCGCCACACTGCTGACACGCTTGGTGACGTCGCCGCCCCAGGGCAGGGGGTCAAGCCCAAAGTGCTGGATGATGCCGTAGATGGCGGCGGGCGCGCTTGCCAGCAAAATCGCGGTGATAAGCCGCCCCAATTGTTCGCGCCGCCGTAGGATGAGATAGACCAGCAGGAAGATGAGCATGTACGAAAGGTTGCTGTACATGCCCTGTCGGCGGATATACGCGCCCCAGAGTGAGATGCGCGGCGTCACGCTCCAGAGTGTGGTGAGAATGTAAACCAGCACCATGCCCGCCCAGGGCAACACCAGCGGCTGTTTCCAGAACGGGCGTTCATCTTCAAACGAAAACGCCTGCCGCCCCCGTTCTATCGCCCAGATGATGCCCAACGCCAGCATGAGCAGGGCGATGGAGCGCAAAAGCGGGATTTTGTCTTCCTCAAACACGCGCTCGTCATAGACGTTGAAGAAGAGCGGCACAACGATGAGCGCCGCCAACCAGGCGCTTTCGATAAACCGTTCAGCATACCGCGACAATCGAGTTTCCATGCGCTTCCCTACTGCTCACAATTGGTTGAAAAAATGTTTGCCTTGGCAGACCGGTATCTTAATGAAGTGCACAGGTGAAGGCAAAGCGTTCTGGCATGGTGCGGCTGAAAGCGTGTTATGCCTTATTCCGCCCGCACTTCATCTTCACGCACCCATTTGGCGACCAGGTCATGCGCGACTGCACGAAAACGCCCCCAATCGCGCCAACGACCGGGCAGGCTGCGCAGGTTGTGCGCGATGGTGGGGAGCGCCGACAACGGGACTTCGCGCGCTTCGGCGATTTCTTCACCTTCGCCCTGGCGAATGGGGTGGTCGGAATAGCCCATCAGGAAGATGTAGGTGGCAAAGTCAACACGACGCTCGCCAATGCCGATGTCGTAGGTCAACACGCCCACAAAGCGCCGCACCGGCGGCGTAAAGCCGATTTCTTCTTCGGGTTCACGCAGCAGCGCCTCTTCCACCCGTTCGCCCAGTTCAATGCCGCCTGTCAGCAGCCGCCAGACGTTGGGCGGGTAGTGCGCTTTGCGGTGCACCAGCAGACCGCCGGGGCGCGGCAACAGGAACATGACTTCGCCGCGCCGTGAATAGAATTTGCCTTCCCACGGCATGAAAAAGTCTTCGCCGACGTCGAGCCGCACATGTTCGCGCTGAGGCGTGCCAAAACGGGCGGCAAGGTCGTCCACTTCTTCGGGAATGAGTATGAGCCGTTCGTGCATACACCTGCCTCACAAAGTGGGTTGCCAACGATACGGCATTGTACGAAAGGGGCATGAGAGGACAAGGCGCGCGCCGTTGTCAACCGCGCTTGCACGGGCTTTTGCAGGGCTTTCACAACTCGTATAATGGCACGCTGAACAGCAATTTGATGGAAGATGAGGCAAACAACCATGGCGAAGTTCCAAGCACCACGTGGTACGCTCGATATTCTGCCCGAACAACAACCGTACTGGCAATGGATTTTGTCCGAAGCGCGGGCGATTGCCGGGCAATATGGGTTCCGCCCCATTGAAGTGCCCGTTTTTGAGGAGACGGATGTCTTTGCGCGCGGCGTGGGCACGGGCACGGATATTGTCGAAAAAGAGATGTACACGTTTGAAGACCGTGGCGGACGCTCTTTGACGCTTCGTCCGGAGTTTACGGCGGGGATTGTGCGCGCCTACATTGAACATGGCATGCACGTGTTGCCCCAGCCGGTGCGCCTCTATTCGATTGGTCCTGTGTTTCGTTACGAAGCCCCCCAAGCCGGGCGCTATCGCCAGCATACGCAGTTCTCGTGCGAGTGTATTGGTGAAGCCGACCCGCTCGCCGACTTTGAAATCATGTCCATGGCGTGGGATTTGTTCGACCGCCTGGGCTTTACGGGCTTGCGCTTTGAAATCAATAACATTGGGTGCCCCGCGTGCCGCCCACGCTATTTGCGCGAGGTGCTCATCCCCTACCTGGAAGCACACCGCGAGCGCCTGCCCAAAATTGACCAGGAACGCCTGCAAAAGAACCCCTTGCGTGTGCTGGACAGCAAAGAACCCGAAACCCAGCCCATCATTGCCGCAGCGCCCGTCATCACCGATTTTTTGTGCGACGAATGCCGCGCTCACTTTGACGACCTGCGCCACTATCTCGACCTGATGGGGCGCGAGTACGTGGTCAACCCGCGTTTGGTGCGTGGGCTGGACTACTACACCAAAACCGTTTTTGAAGTGAAAGCCGAGGGCGCGTTGGGGGCGCAAAACACCATTTGCGCCGGCGGTCGCTACGACGGGCTGGTGGAATTGCTGGGCGGCGCCCCGACGCCGGGCGTCGGCTTTGCCGCGGGGATTGAGCGTGTCATGCTCTTGTTGCAAGAGCAGGGCATTCAACCGCCCCCGCTGGAAGAACCGGTGGTCTTTTTTGTGCACCGTGGGCAAGCCGCCAAAGACCGCGCCGTGCAGTTGGCGCATACCTTGCGTACCGCCGGCATTGGCACGGAAATTGCCTTTGGCAATCGCAGTTTCAAATCGCAATTGCGTCAGGCGGGGCGTTCTTCGGCGCGTTTCGCCGCCATTCTTGCCGAAGGTGAATTGGAACGCAACGAGGTGACGATCAAAGACTTGGCAAGCGGTGAGCAGACCACCGTTCCGCAAGAAGGGTTGGTGGCGTTTCTGCAAGCCTGTTTGAGCGAATAGGTGGCGAGCCAACCGTGAACATGTCTGCTGCTCCCCCCATTTCGGTCGCCGGCGTGCTCTATAACCCATACCGCCCGGCGGCGCGTGCGCTTGCCGAACGCCTGCACGCCTGGTTGCAGGCGCGTGGTGTACGCGCGTGGCTGGGGTCGTCTTACGAGGTGACCGATATTCGCACATGCAGCCGTGAACCGTGTACGCTGCTTATCACACTGGGGGGCGACGGCACCATTTTGCGCGCCGCCCGCGCCGCCCTGCCGGACGCGCCCCCCATTCTCGCCGTCAACTTTGGACGGTTGGGCTTTCTCGCCGAGGTGTCGCCTGATGAAGTGGAGCCCGCTCTGGAACGTGTGCTGGCGGGGGATTTCTGGATTGAAGAACGCCCATTGCTCGACGTAGCCGTTTATGATGACGGTAATCTGGTGGAGCAGGCGGTCGCCGTCAACGAGGTGGTGCTCGCGCGGGGGGACGGACCGCGTGCGCTGCGCATTGATGTGTGGGTTGATGACGCGCACCTGACGCGCTACACCGCCGACGGCGTGGTGGTGGCGTCGCCCACCGGTTCGACCGCCTATGTGCTCGCCGCCGGCGGCCCGATTGTTGCGCCCACAGCCGATGTGCTGATTGTGCAACCCATCGCCGCCCACCTGACGCATGTGCGCTCGCTGGTGGTGCCCGGTTCGGCGCGTGTGGCGCTCAGCACCGTCACCCATCATCATGAAACAGTCGCCGTCATTGACGGGCAATTGTCCCTGGCGTGGACGCCGGCGCACCGTCTGGTGGTGACGCAAAGCCGACACACCTTGCGGTTTGTTCGCCTGGGGGCGTCAAATTACTATTACGCTACCCTGGAAACACGCCTGGACCGACGCAATGAGTGAGGCGTTGCATGCCTGAACCAACAGCAGCCAGCCTTTTGCAAGAAGGAATTGCCGCGGTACGTGCCGGCGATACAGAAGAAGCGCGCAAACTCTTCCGCCGCGCGATCGAACTCGACCCCCAAAACCCACAAGCCTGGCTCTGGCTGAGCACGGTGACCGAAGGCACGGCGGACAAGAAAGCCTACCTGGAAGAAGCCTTGCGGCTCGACCCTTCCCTGGAAGAAGCCCGCCTGGCGTTGCAAAAAATCCAGGCGCAAGAAGGGGCGCTCGCCGAACGCGCCACCGAAGAACCGCTCTACTGCACCGTCCATCCCGACCGCGAAACCATGTTGCGCTGTAATCGGTGCGGGCGTCCCATGTGTGTGGAATGCGCTGTGCGCCACCCCGTGGGCATGCGTTGCCGCGAATGCGTGCAGGCGACGCGCTCGCCGGTCTATCAGGTGACATGGGCGCAAGCCTTGCTGGCGTTTGCCGCCGCCACAGCCGCCGGCGTGGTGGCGATGTTGGTCTCCATGTTCATCAGCGGCTTGTTCTGGTTGCTGCTCATCTTCGTCTCGCCGGCGTTGGGGACGGCGGTCGCTTCTGTGGTGGAGCGTGTCGTTCCGCGCAAGCGTGGGCGTCTGTTGCAGTTGGCGACGGTGGCGGGCATGCTGGCGGGAGTGGTGCTGGTCGGGTTGGGGGTTGGTCTGCTCGCGCGCGCGCCGCTGCGAGGGTTGCTGATTCTCGCCAACCCCTTCACCTGGCTCTACCTGGTGCTGGGGGGCGGCGCAGCCGTCGCCCGCCTGCGTTGAGAGAGGAGCGCACATGCCATGATTGGCTATCTGGAAGGCACACTCCTGCACAAAACCGAGGATACATTGCTCATCAACGTTGGCGGTGTGGGCTACAAAGTGCGCGTGCCCACGCATGTCGCCG belongs to Ardenticatena maritima and includes:
- a CDS encoding tetratricopeptide repeat protein — translated: METRLSRYAERFIESAWLAALIVVPLFFNVYDERVFEEDKIPLLRSIALLMLALGIIWAIERGRQAFSFEDERPFWKQPLVLPWAGMVLVYILTTLWSVTPRISLWGAYIRRQGMYSNLSYMLIFLLVYLILRRREQLGRLITAILLASAPAAIYGIIQHFGLDPLPWGGDVTKRVSSVAGNPIFIAAYLIMVVPFTIAKIIEHMGRLLRDEEDDQATLPASLLLGAYLFLLVIQGLTILYSQSRGPMIGLAVGLYFFALVGALHLKSRRQRLVGSFATIAAAVFGIAFLIVFNLPNSPLADLRDAPYIGRLGRVFETESGTGRVRLLIWEGVLDLLAANPVRTLIGYGDETLYVVYPQHYKPDLAKLEARNASPDRSHNETFDALAMRGVMGFAVQLFLFASLFYYLLKWLGLIRTRWQQRLYIGLWIAGGLIGWFTPYLLTGSFALSGVAMPTGIAIGMVLYLMVYAVATLNAEHEAVVAEHPHSLVLIALLAALMAHFVEIHFGIAIAATKLYFWTYAALAVVVGAQWLQRTTLAETPAPRQSRKRRRKQQAATLAPGAITPTLLALSVLVALILSTLMFDIITVESQGGWVRFYWLASTWVFAALVVVAESMFEQEQSGQWAQRLGVFAAISLTLSLFYFFVHYGWVTWRPTTDGTITPDKLEAMVAHLANTVTLFYIWTFTLIGLGGLALLYGEPMPARTSSAGAAAWGYPVLLMLTIPLIVKTNLNIPRADIFAKQAQAYENSRQWDAAILLHRRALDLQPHQDRYFLNLGRVYLNRAQTSPDPNERQTYLQLAEDVLEEAAQTNPLNMDHWRNLASLHRAWARMETNPELRAQHLAKADEYYQKALELAPNNASLWNDWASLALEQGNLEQAYERIQHSLSLDDRFDQTYVLLGSYYAQQNKWEEAREAYRKATELNPRNIEAWSGLGVAERRLGNVQGAIQANLKALEIRPNDYITHRNLAVLYQEIGDIQSALQHAQTALQRAPERDRAALQQLINQLQSQAGGG
- a CDS encoding NUDIX hydrolase — its product is MHERLILIPEEVDDLAARFGTPQREHVRLDVGEDFFMPWEGKFYSRRGEVMFLLPRPGGLLVHRKAHYPPNVWRLLTGGIELGERVEEALLREPEEEIGFTPPVRRFVGVLTYDIGIGERRVDFATYIFLMGYSDHPIRQGEGEEIAEAREVPLSALPTIAHNLRSLPGRWRDWGRFRAVAHDLVAKWVREDEVRAE
- the hisS gene encoding histidine--tRNA ligase, which translates into the protein MAKFQAPRGTLDILPEQQPYWQWILSEARAIAGQYGFRPIEVPVFEETDVFARGVGTGTDIVEKEMYTFEDRGGRSLTLRPEFTAGIVRAYIEHGMHVLPQPVRLYSIGPVFRYEAPQAGRYRQHTQFSCECIGEADPLADFEIMSMAWDLFDRLGFTGLRFEINNIGCPACRPRYLREVLIPYLEAHRERLPKIDQERLQKNPLRVLDSKEPETQPIIAAAPVITDFLCDECRAHFDDLRHYLDLMGREYVVNPRLVRGLDYYTKTVFEVKAEGALGAQNTICAGGRYDGLVELLGGAPTPGVGFAAGIERVMLLLQEQGIQPPPLEEPVVFFVHRGQAAKDRAVQLAHTLRTAGIGTEIAFGNRSFKSQLRQAGRSSARFAAILAEGELERNEVTIKDLASGEQTTVPQEGLVAFLQACLSE
- the scpB gene encoding SMC-Scp complex subunit ScpB; protein product: MSETPPVESQQPDNESVAEREHNGEPSPAPVNDAHALAPWLEAILFVADAPVELDALARAVGGTIAQVEAGLDALEEALAARGVRLQRARGRVRMVTAPEYAAAVERFLGLDLSTKLSKAALETLAIIAYRQPITRAEIDEIRGVQSSGVLRTLLARELIEEVGRLDTVGHPILYGTTFRFLEYFGLKSLDDLPPLDSEEAEALFGTATPSPSAETENEEE
- a CDS encoding B-box zinc finger protein, yielding MPEPTAASLLQEGIAAVRAGDTEEARKLFRRAIELDPQNPQAWLWLSTVTEGTADKKAYLEEALRLDPSLEEARLALQKIQAQEGALAERATEEPLYCTVHPDRETMLRCNRCGRPMCVECAVRHPVGMRCRECVQATRSPVYQVTWAQALLAFAAATAAGVVAMLVSMFISGLFWLLLIFVSPALGTAVASVVERVVPRKRGRLLQLATVAGMLAGVVLVGLGVGLLARAPLRGLLILANPFTWLYLVLGGGAAVARLR
- a CDS encoding NAD(+)/NADH kinase; its protein translation is MSAAPPISVAGVLYNPYRPAARALAERLHAWLQARGVRAWLGSSYEVTDIRTCSREPCTLLITLGGDGTILRAARAALPDAPPILAVNFGRLGFLAEVSPDEVEPALERVLAGDFWIEERPLLDVAVYDDGNLVEQAVAVNEVVLARGDGPRALRIDVWVDDAHLTRYTADGVVVASPTGSTAYVLAAGGPIVAPTADVLIVQPIAAHLTHVRSLVVPGSARVALSTVTHHHETVAVIDGQLSLAWTPAHRLVVTQSRHTLRFVRLGASNYYYATLETRLDRRNE
- a CDS encoding glycosyltransferase family 4 protein yields the protein MPTGNLLLIFGTALLLALTGTPVMQRVAVRLGVVDRPSARKIHATPIPLLGGVAIYAGVLLSLLFWGERRFIVEAAAVLVGGTWIVLWGAWDDRSNLNAYAKLVAQIAAAVMLIIAGIQVQLPFLPAWGDLAVTLLWIVGITNAFNLLDNMDGLASGVAAVAAAYFLLLAALSGQYLVGAMAAATLGACIGFLRYNFRLSNASIFMGDAGSLFLGFVLAVIGIKLRFPTNVPWVTWMVPPLVLIVPIFDTTLVFVSRLRRGKNPLTTPGKDHLSHRLVRMGWTRREAVLLLYLFGCVGGGLAIFVSVSTRATAYAVAGVLALLAIASILWLEQHDTATS